From Macrobrachium nipponense isolate FS-2020 chromosome 6, ASM1510439v2, whole genome shotgun sequence, a single genomic window includes:
- the LOC135216702 gene encoding phospholipid phosphatase-related protein type 5-like isoform X1: MRTTLFTSCSRMTSNSHGEKGLVPVRRERNGQNVAKVKNDLILPFAVIEAMLAAAVCYLNYILRYDPDIREDCTMVNWEGVRLSCAEDGHVPWPVYNDTDSTSSKAVTFNLPEWVFFTCAIVVPSCLVIVVELIKVAFAPKKIKVVTTGKLALRPVFRRIPRFIVSLMMGGAVIGTLVSVLKLLIISPRPHFAAVCSANDTRIEDCRSGGAWYPSTACEGNVNDVQEALRSFPSYHATLAAYCGIWTAVYLSTAARIAGVYGATLVMVGAVFVMASIGMTHHLFIGFSSSNDVIVGGILGAAAALYVTLIILNGFREREFEVKVIRASSPLDIDHPNILPIVPLYGADGAIDLSNEPREVRFEDDQVDSEDFGLGESDSSNYIAFIPRATSHTTQKGRGASSLPAQAVNANVGTASSNIPTPPPLPSYGPPPSYSRTEVVSSYNIPRQRFSAPVRSPQAPSYNDSRKDNVLNAYYSRDSDVIPRARTETASYF; encoded by the exons ATGCGAACCACTTTGTTCACAAGTTGCAGCAG AATGACATCAAATTCGCATGGAGAAAAGGGGCTGGTGCCAGTTCGCCGGGAGAGGAATGGGCAAAATGTCGCCAAGGTTAAAAATGACTTGATTCTCCCGTTTGCTGTGATCGAAGCTATGCTTGCTGCTGCCGTCTGCTATCTCAACTACATACTCAG ATATGACCCAGATATCCGAGAGGACTGCACTATGGTCAACTGGGAGGGAGTTCGCCTAAGTTGCGCCGAGGATGGCCATGTTCCCTGGCCTGTTTATAACGATACTGATAGTACCAGCTCAAAGGCTGTTACTTTCAACCTTCCCGAATGGGTTTTCTTTACATGTGCCATTGTCGTACCTTCTTGCCTG GTTATTGTTGTGGAACTTATTAAGGTGGCGTTCGCACCTAAGAAAATCAAAGTCGTCACGACCGGGAAGTTGGCCTTAAGGCCTGTATTCAGGAGAATTCCAAGGTTCATCG TTTCCCTGATGATGGGCGGGGCCGTGATAGGGACTCTTGTGTCTGTTCTGAAGCTTTTGATTATATCGCCAAGGCCACACTTCGCAGCAGTATGTTCTGCTAATGACACCAGAATAGAAGATTGCCGCAGTGGGGGTGCATGGTACCCGAGCACTGCGTGCGAAGGGAACGTCAACGATGTTCAAGAAGCTCTTAGATCTTTCCCGTCGTATCATGCCACTCTGGCTGCATATTG TGGTATATGGACAGCAGTTTACCTGTCAACAGCAGCTCGCATTGCAGGAGTTTACGGCGCTACTCTTGTTATGGTGGGAGCTGTATTTGTCATGGCTTCTATTGGCATGACGCATCACCTTTTCATTGGCTTTTCCTCCAGCAACGACGTCATTGTTGGTGGAATTTTGGGAGCTGCTGCTGCATTGTATGTG ACTTTGATCATCCTGAATGGCTTCCGAGAGCGTGAGTTCGAAGTGAAAGTGATTCGTGCGTCGTCGCCTTTGGATATCGATCATCCGAACATTTTGCCGATTGTCCCTCTTTATGGCGCCGATGGGGCAATAGACTTATCCAAT GAGCCGAGGGAGGTGCGCTTTGAGGATGACCAGGTGGATAGTGAAGACTTCGGTTTGGGAGAGAGTGACTCTTCCAACTACATCGCCTTCATACCTAGAGCTACTTCTCACACTACACAGAAG GGGCGAGGAGCTTCATCCCTCCCAGCACAAGCAGTGAACGCGAACGTCGGAACGGCGTCTTCCAACATCCCTACCCCACCACCTCTTCCTTCCTACGGACCTCCTCCGAGTTACTCCAGAACAGAAGTAGTTTCGTCATACAACATTCCAAGGCAAAG GTTTTCAGCTCCTGTGAGATCACCTCAGGCGCCATCGTACAACGACTCAAGAAAGGACAACGTTCTGAACGCCTATTACAGCCGAGATTCAGACGTTATACCGAGAGCCCGGACTGAAACTGCATCTTACTTCTGA
- the LOC135216702 gene encoding phospholipid phosphatase-related protein type 5-like isoform X2: protein MTSNSHGEKGLVPVRRERNGQNVAKVKNDLILPFAVIEAMLAAAVCYLNYILRYDPDIREDCTMVNWEGVRLSCAEDGHVPWPVYNDTDSTSSKAVTFNLPEWVFFTCAIVVPSCLVIVVELIKVAFAPKKIKVVTTGKLALRPVFRRIPRFIVSLMMGGAVIGTLVSVLKLLIISPRPHFAAVCSANDTRIEDCRSGGAWYPSTACEGNVNDVQEALRSFPSYHATLAAYCGIWTAVYLSTAARIAGVYGATLVMVGAVFVMASIGMTHHLFIGFSSSNDVIVGGILGAAAALYVTLIILNGFREREFEVKVIRASSPLDIDHPNILPIVPLYGADGAIDLSNEPREVRFEDDQVDSEDFGLGESDSSNYIAFIPRATSHTTQKGRGASSLPAQAVNANVGTASSNIPTPPPLPSYGPPPSYSRTEVVSSYNIPRQRFSAPVRSPQAPSYNDSRKDNVLNAYYSRDSDVIPRARTETASYF, encoded by the exons ATGACATCAAATTCGCATGGAGAAAAGGGGCTGGTGCCAGTTCGCCGGGAGAGGAATGGGCAAAATGTCGCCAAGGTTAAAAATGACTTGATTCTCCCGTTTGCTGTGATCGAAGCTATGCTTGCTGCTGCCGTCTGCTATCTCAACTACATACTCAG ATATGACCCAGATATCCGAGAGGACTGCACTATGGTCAACTGGGAGGGAGTTCGCCTAAGTTGCGCCGAGGATGGCCATGTTCCCTGGCCTGTTTATAACGATACTGATAGTACCAGCTCAAAGGCTGTTACTTTCAACCTTCCCGAATGGGTTTTCTTTACATGTGCCATTGTCGTACCTTCTTGCCTG GTTATTGTTGTGGAACTTATTAAGGTGGCGTTCGCACCTAAGAAAATCAAAGTCGTCACGACCGGGAAGTTGGCCTTAAGGCCTGTATTCAGGAGAATTCCAAGGTTCATCG TTTCCCTGATGATGGGCGGGGCCGTGATAGGGACTCTTGTGTCTGTTCTGAAGCTTTTGATTATATCGCCAAGGCCACACTTCGCAGCAGTATGTTCTGCTAATGACACCAGAATAGAAGATTGCCGCAGTGGGGGTGCATGGTACCCGAGCACTGCGTGCGAAGGGAACGTCAACGATGTTCAAGAAGCTCTTAGATCTTTCCCGTCGTATCATGCCACTCTGGCTGCATATTG TGGTATATGGACAGCAGTTTACCTGTCAACAGCAGCTCGCATTGCAGGAGTTTACGGCGCTACTCTTGTTATGGTGGGAGCTGTATTTGTCATGGCTTCTATTGGCATGACGCATCACCTTTTCATTGGCTTTTCCTCCAGCAACGACGTCATTGTTGGTGGAATTTTGGGAGCTGCTGCTGCATTGTATGTG ACTTTGATCATCCTGAATGGCTTCCGAGAGCGTGAGTTCGAAGTGAAAGTGATTCGTGCGTCGTCGCCTTTGGATATCGATCATCCGAACATTTTGCCGATTGTCCCTCTTTATGGCGCCGATGGGGCAATAGACTTATCCAAT GAGCCGAGGGAGGTGCGCTTTGAGGATGACCAGGTGGATAGTGAAGACTTCGGTTTGGGAGAGAGTGACTCTTCCAACTACATCGCCTTCATACCTAGAGCTACTTCTCACACTACACAGAAG GGGCGAGGAGCTTCATCCCTCCCAGCACAAGCAGTGAACGCGAACGTCGGAACGGCGTCTTCCAACATCCCTACCCCACCACCTCTTCCTTCCTACGGACCTCCTCCGAGTTACTCCAGAACAGAAGTAGTTTCGTCATACAACATTCCAAGGCAAAG GTTTTCAGCTCCTGTGAGATCACCTCAGGCGCCATCGTACAACGACTCAAGAAAGGACAACGTTCTGAACGCCTATTACAGCCGAGATTCAGACGTTATACCGAGAGCCCGGACTGAAACTGCATCTTACTTCTGA